The following DNA comes from Rhodanobacter sp. AS-Z3.
GGCCCCTATGGCTGCCAAGCTTCTCGGGGTGTCTCGGCTCCTTCCCGACGCATACGGGGTGGATCTGCGCTTTGCGTTCTCACCAGAACTGAAAGCGATCAGTGCTTCAGCTCAGCGCGCCATGTCTCTGCTCAAGGACTATAAGGCGCTGGAAAACCGCTTGTCTCAGACTTATGCGCCAGAGGCGGTTCGTCGTATTGATATTGACACGTTGCGACGTAACTGGACCGACGCATCCGGGAAGTTTTGGTTCCTTGCCACGTTGGCAAAGAAGGGTGTAGCCAAGTCGCTCGCTGGCAACGTGGGAACGGCTGCTCTGCCTAGCGTAGGGGACGACCTTCCTCTGCTCGCCGAGATGCGGGCTCTGGTTGCCAAGATTGATCAGTTGGACGGCGATCTGCGCGAGGTTCCCGGATGGTCTGCGTTGAGCAGCAATGTCACGCGTATGGCATTCACCACTAGGTTGGCTGAGAGCCTTCGTGCAAATTTGATTCCGCTGGCCAGTTCACCTGAGCAGCTGATTAAGCTCCGCCACGAGATGCAAAAGCTGGTGATCGACGGCAATGACTTGCTGGATCCTAATGGTCCTATCGCGGGTGCCGTTGGACAGCTCACAAGTCGCCACAAGGCGCTATTCGAAGCGACCGAGCAGTTTGGCAAGGCTGCCGGAGCTGAAGTCGATCTCAACAGGCAAGTTCCCGAGCTCTATGCCAATGCGCAAGCGGTCGTCGAAAACGAAAAGGCACTGAATGCCTGGTGTAGTTGGCGGCGCGTACGCCGAGAGGCAGTTGCGTGCGGGCTCCAGCCTTTGGTTGATGCGGTAGAGCAGGGCACGCTCCCTGTTGGCTCGGTCGCCGACACTCTAGAGGTGGCATATGCGCGCTGGTTTGCTGCCAAGGCGATCGACGCTGAGCCACTCCTATGCAACTTTGTCCCGGCCGAACAACAGAGCGATATTGCCGCGTACCAAACAGCAGTTGACCAGTTGGGTGAGCTTACTTCCGCGTACATCCGCGCCAAGCTCTCGGGCAACATTCCGGATAAGAACGGCGTTACCAAGCGCAGCGGCTTTGGCGTACTCAAGCATGAGTTGCAAAAGCAACGCCGTCACAAGCCGGTACGTCAGTTGGCTCAGGAGATGGGCCTAGATTTCACGGTTCTGGCGCCGTGCATGCTGATGAGTCCGCTATCAATCGCCCAGTACCTGCCGGCCGACCACGAACTGTTCGATCTCGTTATTTTTGATGAGGCCTCGCAAATTGCGCCTTGGGATGCGGTGGGCTCCATCGCACGAGGAAAGCAAGTCGTTATCGCCGGTGATCCGCGGCAAATGCCCCCAACGAGTTTTTTCAATCGTGGCACTGACGATGGTGACGACGACACCGACGAAGATATGGAGAGCATCCTTGACGAGTGCATCGGTGCAGGTGTGCCGCAGCACAGTTTGAGCTGGCACTATCGTAGTCGACACGAAAGCCTGATTACGTTCTCAAACTACCGCTATTACGGCGGCAGCCTGATCACGTTTCCGGCGGCCGATACACGCCCGAGCACGGTGACGTGGCGGAAGGTTGATGGCATCTATGCGAGGGGTAAGGGCGGGCGTCGTAATCCTCTGGAGGCCCAGGCGATCGTGGCCGAAGTAGTAAGGCGCTTGATCGACCCACAGTTCATCGCATCAAGACAATCTATTGGCATCATTACGCTCAACGCCGAGCAGCAAAAGCTGGTGGAAGATCTTCTCGATCAGGCACGGCGCGAGCATCAGTCAATCGAACCGTTCTTCAAAGATGATCTAAGTGAGCCTGTCGTGGTCAAGAATCTGGAGACCATGCAGGGAGACGAACGAGATTTGATTATCCTGGGTATCGGCTATGGTCCCACCGAACCAAGTTCGAACGTCATGTCCATGAACTTTGGACCGCTCAATCGGGAATGTGGTTGGCGTCGCTTGAACGTCGCCGTTACGCGAGCACGTCGCGAGATGATGGTCTTCACGTCGTTCGATCCTTCGATGATTGACCTCAATCGCACTTCGGCACGGGCGGTACAAGATCTGCGGCATTTCATCGAGTTTGCGCAGCACGGCCCCAAGGCACTCTCTGCGGCGGTGCACGGTTCCATTGGTGACCACGACTCGCCGTTTGAGCAGTTCGTTGCGGAAGGGCTGCGTGCGAAGGGCTGGGAGACCCACCCGCAGATTGGTGTGTCGCGTTTTCGAATCGATCTGGGCGTCGTCCATCCCGATCGTCCGGGTGACTACTTGGTCGGCGTCGAATGCGACGGGGCGACGTATCACAGTGCGGCCACCGCACGCGATCGCGACAAGGTTCGAGCCGAGATTCTGCGCGGCCTCGGCTGGCAGTTGGTGCGCGTTTGGTCGACAGAATGGTGGGTTGACCGCGACGGAGCGCTTCAGCGACTACATGAAGCCATCAGCGCATTGCTCGAGAGCCAACGTGCCGACGCGGCGGAATTGCGGAAGACTCAGGAGATCGAAACGGCAGCCGCCGTCGAGTCGGTTAAAGCCGAAGGCGAGGCCATTGCAGCGAGGGACGACGAGCCCGACTCAGATGGAGGAGATATTGTTGAGCCTGTTCCGGTAGTTTCGACGGAAGGCGAGAGCCAAGGGCCAGAACCTTTGCGTTTGGTTGCAAGTGGTCCAAGCAGCATCAGTGGAGAACCAACGAAGCGTATCTACCGCGTGACTGACCTCTCTCATCTGGAAACGTCACTGCGTCCGGAGAGCTTCCAAGACGCATCCTACGATGACACGCTTGAAAAATGCATCCAGGAAGTTCTGGAACAAGAAGCGCCGATTCTTGACAAGGTTCTCGTCGACCGCGTGGCTCGAGCGCATGGATTCAGGCGATCTGGTCGTCTGATTCGTGAGCGTGTCCTCGACATCGCCGAGCGCCGATATCACTTTCAACTCGATCCAGAGCCGGAACGTGGGCATTTCGTGTGGCTGGCTGCGGATGATCCTGGGCGTTGGTGCGCGTATCGGGTTCCGGAGCGGGAGGAAGATGTCCGCTCTATCGAGGAACTTGCTCCCGAGGAAATCATGGCTGCCGCACAGTCTATCCAGAGCGATGATGCAGTGGTTGATATCGCGAGGACTTTCGGAGTTCGCAGGCTCTCGGCTTCGGCAAAAGACCGGCTCCTCAGAATCCTCGGAGCAGGGCCTGAGTCCTAGGCAGTTCACCAACATGGTGGAAGTCAGTGATTAGTGCAAAACGCAAGCCACCTGCGCACCTTCGCAACTGCAATTGATCAGCGGCGGCGAAACTGACCACAGCCAGTGGCCACACTGCGCTGCCCATCTCCGGCATTGATCCAGACGACGCCAACGGCGCTCGAGAGGCTCGACAGGTGCGCTGGCCAGCGCAGTCGACAGGCAACAACCGGCCAACACTGTCGACTCCCCATAAATCAGTGCCACGCTAAATTAGAGGTCGCCGGGTCGTTTTGAATGCGGAATTCGGCGGGCGTGAGCCCGTCGAGGCTGTCATGGGGAATCTCGTTGTTGTAGTCAGCTACCCATCGTTCGGCCTGCTCGCGCACTTCGGTGAGATTGCGGAAGACATGCATGTCCAACACGCCACGCCGGAAGCTTCCGTTGAAGCGTTCGATAAAGCCGTTCTGCATCGGCCGGCCGGGCTCGATGAAGTCCAAGGCGATGCCCTTGCGTTCCGCCCATTCGGCCAGAGCCAGCGCGATGAACTCCGGGCCGTTATCCAGGCGCAGCTTGGTCGGGTAGCCGCGCCAGGCGGCGATGCGCTCCAGCGTGCGAATGACACGTGTGGCTGGTAGGTTGAGATCCACTTCGACCGCCAGCGCTTCGCGACTGAAATCATCGATCACATTGAACGTACGAAAGCGCCGCCCGTCCCACAGGGCGTCGGACATGAAGTCGATCGACCAACTGCTGTTGATCTGGTCGCCGGCCACCAACGGCATCGGGTGCCGGTTGGGTAACCGCTTCTTTCCGCGGCGGCGCCGGTTGAGCTGCATCAGGCAGTACACGCGCCACACCCTCTTGTGATTCCAAACCAGCCCGCGACGGCGGATCAGTTGGAACAGCTTGTCGAAACCACGCTCCGGAAACCGCTCAGCCAGCTCGGCCAGCAACGCAATCACTGCTTCGTCCCGATCCACTCGGCGTTTGTAGCGTGCCGTCGATCGAGAAAGCCCCACCGCCTGACAAGCCCGACGCTCGCTCCAGTCGTGAACATCCATCAGCCACGACATCAGCGGGCGCTTGTGCGCCGGGTCTATAGTTTTTTTGCGATGACGTCCTTCAGCGCCATGTTCTCCAGCGACAGATCAGCGAACATGCGCTTGAGGCGGCCGTTCTCTTCTTCCAGATCCTTCAGACGCCGAACATCAGCCGCTTCCATGCCGCCGTACTTGGACTTCCAGACGTAGTAGGTGGCGTCCGAGATACCCAGCTCTCGGCACACATCTTTGACCTGTCGACCGCCTTCGACCTGCTTCAGCGTCGCGACGATCTGGCTCTCGGTGAACTTGCTCTTGCGCATCGTTGGTCTCCTTAGGGGCTAGTTTGCCCGGAGACCTCTGGTTATGCCTGGACCAAGTTTATGGGGAGTCGACAACACCGGCTGTTCGTCCAAGTCACATAGGCGCCGCAAAGTAGCCGTTCGCCGCCGTCAGGAATGGATTGATCTCTGTCTGTCACAGCTTGTCAGGCCCGCGCGGAGGCTACAGTCCAAAACCGTCGGTCGCGTTTTGAGCCGGGCTGGGCGTG
Coding sequences within:
- a CDS encoding DUF3320 domain-containing protein translates to MGISIEGVITAKLGLASHQNAVPLLRQLTIINDDVEGLDHLVLELEPSLPFAKTKIWRIDRLGPDSSIAIPDRDVELKDGYLADLTESMQAAVQLRLRSDAGVVAEHRFPVELLARNEWGGAGAMPELLAAFCMPNDPAVDKVLKKSSDTLRRAGRPDGIDGYKAGSRQRSWELASAVWSAVCGYQISYVVPPASFEQQGQKIRSPSQILEGGVGTCLDTALLFAAALEQAGLNPVLLLTKGHAFAGVWLQPQEFAQVLTEDASSVRKRIELQELLVFETTLATQSPAPGFSHAVDVAKRQLTDEDFVIAVDVRRARIQKLRPLTVPAPTTAHAQDEEAPTVNEALEAAPSLPGFDTDVEDEPLTPTDKLELWQRKLLDLTTRNRLLHLPDSAKAIRLTCPDPAALEDILSADKSVRIVSMPDLEVGGRDSEIYEKRNRESLEEESARQALVRNEVLSRMEKGKLDAALIDLYRKARSDMEEGGSNTLFLAVGFLRWKKAEDDPKSYCAPLILLPVKLERRSVLSGVKMTMLDDEPRFNLTLLELLRHDFQLTIPGLSGDLPADESGIDVEGIWNIVRRAVRDIPGFEVTTDVVLGTFSFAKYLMWRDLIDRSDRLMENDVVRHLLHHKLGDSSLESVGEFPEPTKLDAVIDPRELFTPLPADSSQLAAVVASATGHSFVLDGPPGTGKSQTIANMIAHNLALGRRVLFVAEKMAALDVVKRRLEDKGIGQFCLELHSSKSSKMHVLEQLDRAWTSRDTLTEAEWNAQAQKVRSLRDRLNEVVKVLHERWPNGWSVHEAIGRVVKDVVALTPRLSWLDGTEHDATQMQHLRDVARRLDLNRSAAQDVGARMTLLTRTEWSNAWQETVVGAARQVLTTLNACDEACAQVVRNTGLSVGSSAPMAAKLLGVSRLLPDAYGVDLRFAFSPELKAISASAQRAMSLLKDYKALENRLSQTYAPEAVRRIDIDTLRRNWTDASGKFWFLATLAKKGVAKSLAGNVGTAALPSVGDDLPLLAEMRALVAKIDQLDGDLREVPGWSALSSNVTRMAFTTRLAESLRANLIPLASSPEQLIKLRHEMQKLVIDGNDLLDPNGPIAGAVGQLTSRHKALFEATEQFGKAAGAEVDLNRQVPELYANAQAVVENEKALNAWCSWRRVRREAVACGLQPLVDAVEQGTLPVGSVADTLEVAYARWFAAKAIDAEPLLCNFVPAEQQSDIAAYQTAVDQLGELTSAYIRAKLSGNIPDKNGVTKRSGFGVLKHELQKQRRHKPVRQLAQEMGLDFTVLAPCMLMSPLSIAQYLPADHELFDLVIFDEASQIAPWDAVGSIARGKQVVIAGDPRQMPPTSFFNRGTDDGDDDTDEDMESILDECIGAGVPQHSLSWHYRSRHESLITFSNYRYYGGSLITFPAADTRPSTVTWRKVDGIYARGKGGRRNPLEAQAIVAEVVRRLIDPQFIASRQSIGIITLNAEQQKLVEDLLDQARREHQSIEPFFKDDLSEPVVVKNLETMQGDERDLIILGIGYGPTEPSSNVMSMNFGPLNRECGWRRLNVAVTRARREMMVFTSFDPSMIDLNRTSARAVQDLRHFIEFAQHGPKALSAAVHGSIGDHDSPFEQFVAEGLRAKGWETHPQIGVSRFRIDLGVVHPDRPGDYLVGVECDGATYHSAATARDRDKVRAEILRGLGWQLVRVWSTEWWVDRDGALQRLHEAISALLESQRADAAELRKTQEIETAAAVESVKAEGEAIAARDDEPDSDGGDIVEPVPVVSTEGESQGPEPLRLVASGPSSISGEPTKRIYRVTDLSHLETSLRPESFQDASYDDTLEKCIQEVLEQEAPILDKVLVDRVARAHGFRRSGRLIRERVLDIAERRYHFQLDPEPERGHFVWLAADDPGRWCAYRVPEREEDVRSIEELAPEEIMAAAQSIQSDDAVVDIARTFGVRRLSASAKDRLLRILGAGPES
- a CDS encoding IS3 family transposase (programmed frameshift); this encodes MRKSKFTESQIVATLKQVEGGRQVKDVCRELGISDATYYVWKSKYGGMEAADVRRLKDLEEENGRLKRMFADLSLENMALKDVIGKKTIDPAHKRPLMSWLMDVHDWSERRACQAVGLSRSTARYKRRVDRDEAVIALLAELAERFPERGFDKLFQLIRRRGLVWNHKRVWRVYCLMQLNRRRRGKKRLPNRHPMPLVAGDQINSSWSIDFMSDALWDGRRFRTFNVIDDFSREALAVEVDLNLPATRVIRTLERIAAWRGYPTKLRLDNGPEFIALALAEWAERKGIALDFIEPGRPMQNGFIERFNGSFRRGVLDMHVFRNLTEVREQAERWVADYNNEIPHDSLDGLTPAEFRIQNDPATSNLAWH